The following proteins are encoded in a genomic region of Oxobacter pfennigii:
- the lepB gene encoding signal peptidase I translates to MNDTVKKFFKEWIYPIILALVIAVLINKFLFFKSKIPSSSMHPAIMEGDHIFVTRVYNKGKLQRGDIVLFNSKELNMLLVKRLIGLPGDKIVIDEEGLLHINGEKIDEPYVVRKDNTPGNFEVPEDCYLFLGDNRAESLDSRFWKMPYISEKDIVGKAWIIVYPFNRIQTLH, encoded by the coding sequence ATGAATGATACAGTAAAAAAGTTTTTTAAGGAATGGATTTATCCCATTATCCTGGCTCTTGTTATAGCAGTTCTTATAAACAAGTTTCTTTTTTTTAAATCAAAGATTCCTTCTTCCTCCATGCACCCAGCCATAATGGAAGGAGATCATATTTTTGTCACCAGAGTCTATAATAAAGGCAAGCTTCAAAGAGGAGATATAGTGCTTTTTAATTCAAAGGAGCTTAATATGTTGCTGGTCAAAAGGCTTATCGGCCTTCCGGGTGATAAAATTGTAATTGATGAAGAAGGATTATTGCATATTAACGGCGAAAAAATTGATGAGCCTTACGTAGTAAGAAAAGATAATACTCCCGGTAATTTTGAAGTTCCGGAAGACTGCTATTTGTTCTTAGGTGATAACAGGGCTGAGTCATTAGACAGCAGATTCTGGAAGATGCCTTATATATCTGAAAAGGATATTGTAGGAAAAGCATGGATAATTGTTTATCCTTTTAACAGAATACAAACACTTCATTAA
- a CDS encoding M20 family metallopeptidase, producing MRQQIISCIESMSDEISKISKYLYDNPETAYKEYKAMSVLSEALEKHGFKVTKNFLGLGTEFIAVYGQGEPAIAYLCEYDSLPGLGHGCGHNLIGACSMTAAIGLSKVINDIGGKVVVLGTPGEESDGSKVTMVEKNVFKDIDAALMVHPSSKTSESGVSLAMDALEFTFTGKSAHAAASPEYGINALNACIETFNMINALRQHIPSDVRIHGIISEGGIAPNIVPDRAVAKFYVRSLDRASLNEITERVKNCAKGASIGTGTQLTIRNYEFSYDNMITNHTLSRIFCHNLKESGIIDIHGPQTSTGSIDMGNVSQRVPAIHPYIQISKEDISAHTREFAEATQSEFALENMVKAACALALTGYDLITNKELLNEMKEEFSLHKNTRKP from the coding sequence ATGAGACAGCAGATTATTAGCTGCATAGAATCCATGAGTGATGAAATATCTAAAATAAGCAAATATCTCTATGACAATCCCGAAACAGCATACAAGGAATATAAAGCCATGAGTGTACTGTCAGAAGCTTTAGAAAAGCACGGCTTTAAAGTAACCAAAAATTTTCTGGGCTTGGGGACGGAATTTATCGCAGTATATGGCCAGGGGGAACCCGCAATAGCTTATCTATGCGAATATGATTCACTGCCAGGACTTGGTCACGGCTGCGGGCATAACCTTATAGGGGCCTGCAGCATGACAGCAGCAATAGGATTAAGCAAGGTTATAAACGATATAGGCGGAAAAGTAGTTGTACTTGGAACTCCCGGCGAAGAATCCGACGGCTCCAAAGTTACCATGGTAGAAAAAAATGTTTTTAAGGATATCGATGCCGCATTAATGGTGCATCCTTCATCCAAAACTTCAGAGAGCGGTGTATCCCTGGCCATGGATGCCCTGGAATTCACCTTTACGGGCAAGAGTGCCCATGCTGCCGCCAGCCCAGAATACGGCATTAACGCTCTCAATGCGTGTATTGAGACCTTTAATATGATTAACGCCCTAAGACAGCATATACCATCGGATGTACGCATTCATGGCATAATTTCCGAAGGCGGAATAGCGCCTAATATCGTGCCTGACAGAGCCGTAGCAAAATTTTATGTCAGAAGCCTTGATAGGGCTTCATTAAATGAAATAACCGAAAGAGTAAAAAACTGTGCTAAAGGTGCATCTATAGGAACGGGAACACAGCTTACCATAAGAAATTATGAGTTCTCATATGATAATATGATTACCAACCATACTCTGTCCAGGATATTCTGCCACAATCTCAAAGAAAGCGGAATAATAGATATTCACGGGCCTCAAACCAGCACCGGCTCTATTGATATGGGAAACGTAAGCCAAAGAGTTCCTGCAATTCATCCTTATATACAGATATCAAAAGAGGACATATCCGCTCATACCAGGGAATTTGCAGAAGCCACCCAATCTGAATTTGCTCTTGAAAATATGGTTAAGGCGGCTTGCGCCCTGGCATTGACAGGATATGATTTGATAACAAATAAAGAATTGCTAAATGAGATGAAAGAGGAATTTTCATTGCATAAAAATACTCGGAAGCCTTAA
- a CDS encoding sigma factor G inhibitor Gin, with protein MIEAGGLMDIPMECIFCKKSSGTGINILGEFICIDCEETLVNTDINDENYEIYRELIKKNIYGEIFLKEPSK; from the coding sequence ATGATTGAGGCTGGTGGTTTAATGGATATCCCCATGGAATGCATATTCTGCAAAAAGAGTTCCGGAACGGGAATCAATATTCTCGGTGAATTTATATGCATTGATTGTGAAGAAACCCTGGTTAATACCGATATAAACGATGAAAACTATGAAATTTATAGAGAATTGATAAAAAAGAACATATACGGTGAAATTTTCTTGAAGGAACCATCCAAATAA
- a CDS encoding aminotransferase class I/II-fold pyridoxal phosphate-dependent enzyme codes for MINKTPLYDGIMEYIKEGNTSFHMPGHKNGRSILRINERADFKNNILYLDQTEIPGLDNLHLPEGIIKEAQELAARAFRSDYTYFLVNGTTCGVYSMILGVTNHGDKIIVPRNSHRAVVGAMIIGGLWPVYYEPDVDLEKGIAVSVSPLKIEEAIRENPEAKAVLVTNPTFYGTCSDIEAIAELVHRNNMVLLVDEAHGAHLPFSRKLPLNAMDAGADCAAQSAHKTLSSFTQSSMLHVRKGRVDVEKIEFMLRLTQTTSPSYILMASLDIARYQMEEYGEELYEELLSTLDVFRERVNTISDIYCFGREIIGQHGIVDFDPTKVTINFKNFGMQGTRIADILRKEYKIQMELSDLYNILAMATIGDEKGDYEKLYDALCDISNKYKSEREIRDIPLIDWKMPYQALSPREAIYEPMEMIDFEMSDGRISAEIIAPYPPGIPVILPGEIITRDIIENIIKTKEAGIKINGPRDQRLDKIAVIK; via the coding sequence TTGATAAACAAGACACCGCTTTACGATGGGATAATGGAATATATAAAGGAAGGAAATACATCCTTCCATATGCCCGGGCATAAAAACGGCAGGAGCATATTAAGGATTAATGAAAGAGCGGACTTTAAAAATAATATTTTATATTTGGACCAGACTGAAATTCCAGGGCTGGATAATCTGCATCTCCCCGAAGGCATAATAAAAGAAGCTCAGGAGCTGGCAGCCCGTGCGTTTAGATCGGATTATACTTACTTTCTCGTCAACGGTACTACCTGCGGAGTATATTCAATGATACTGGGAGTAACCAATCACGGAGATAAGATCATCGTCCCGAGGAACAGCCATCGGGCTGTGGTAGGAGCCATGATTATAGGAGGATTATGGCCTGTTTATTATGAACCTGATGTGGACCTTGAAAAAGGCATAGCAGTTTCAGTGTCGCCTCTGAAAATAGAGGAAGCAATAAGAGAAAATCCTGAGGCAAAGGCAGTGCTGGTCACAAACCCCACATTTTATGGCACCTGTTCGGATATAGAGGCAATAGCAGAGCTGGTTCACAGGAACAACATGGTATTGCTGGTTGATGAAGCCCATGGCGCTCATTTGCCCTTTAGCAGGAAGCTCCCCTTGAATGCCATGGATGCGGGAGCTGATTGCGCTGCCCAAAGTGCTCATAAAACTCTTTCATCCTTTACTCAAAGCTCTATGCTCCATGTCAGAAAGGGCAGGGTGGATGTTGAAAAGATTGAGTTTATGCTAAGGCTTACCCAGACTACCAGCCCTTCCTATATATTGATGGCAAGCTTGGACATTGCACGATATCAGATGGAAGAGTACGGAGAGGAATTATATGAAGAGCTTCTGAGTACATTGGACGTCTTCAGGGAAAGGGTAAATACCATATCTGATATATACTGTTTCGGAAGGGAAATAATAGGCCAGCACGGTATTGTGGATTTTGACCCTACAAAGGTGACTATAAATTTTAAAAATTTCGGAATGCAAGGAACCAGAATAGCTGATATACTTAGAAAAGAATATAAGATTCAAATGGAATTGAGCGATTTGTATAACATACTGGCAATGGCTACAATAGGTGATGAAAAGGGAGACTATGAAAAATTATATGATGCCTTGTGTGACATTTCCAATAAATATAAAAGTGAAAGGGAGATAAGGGATATACCTCTTATTGACTGGAAGATGCCTTATCAGGCTTTAAGTCCCAGAGAGGCGATATATGAGCCCATGGAGATGATAGATTTTGAAATGAGCGACGGAAGGATAAGCGCCGAAATTATCGCTCCCTATCCTCCGGGAATTCCCGTCATTCTTCCGGGTGAAATCATTACAAGGGATATTATTGAAAATATAATAAAGACCAAGGAAGCAGGAATAAAGATAAACGGTCCCCGTGACCAGCGGCTGGATAAAATAGCCGTTATAAAATAA
- a CDS encoding dTMP kinase, with the protein MEGKLIIIEGSDSSGKATQAAKLFERLRNEGHVIKKVEFPNYNSPSSTLVKMYLGGSFGKNPADVDPYIASSFYAVDRYASYKTEWERFYKGGGIIISDRYTTSNMLHQAAKLKRDEKDKYLNWLWDYEFNMYKLPIPNCVIFLNMPPEFSQKLMEERANKITGKKEKDIHESHKGYLADSYNNALYVSEKYSWEKVDCVRDNNIRTIDEIHDDVYSIVKKYI; encoded by the coding sequence ATGGAAGGAAAGTTAATCATCATTGAAGGGTCGGACAGCAGTGGTAAAGCTACCCAGGCCGCTAAGCTTTTTGAAAGATTGAGAAATGAAGGACATGTAATTAAAAAAGTAGAGTTCCCCAATTATAACAGCCCTTCCTCAACTTTGGTTAAAATGTATTTAGGGGGCAGTTTCGGCAAAAATCCTGCAGATGTGGACCCCTACATCGCATCAAGCTTTTATGCAGTTGACAGGTATGCTTCGTATAAGACTGAGTGGGAGCGTTTTTACAAAGGCGGAGGTATAATAATCTCTGACCGGTATACCACGTCAAATATGCTGCATCAGGCTGCCAAGCTTAAGAGGGATGAGAAGGATAAATATTTAAACTGGCTGTGGGATTATGAGTTCAATATGTACAAACTTCCCATTCCCAATTGTGTGATATTTTTGAATATGCCTCCTGAATTCAGCCAAAAGCTTATGGAGGAGAGAGCAAATAAGATTACAGGGAAAAAAGAGAAGGACATACATGAGAGCCATAAAGGATATTTAGCCGATTCGTATAATAATGCCTTGTACGTATCAGAGAAATACAGCTGGGAGAAAGTAGACTGCGTAAGGGATAATAATATAAGAACCATTGACGAAATACACGATGATGTTTATAGTATTGTGAAGAAATATATATGA
- the holB gene encoding DNA polymerase III subunit delta' — protein MVFEDIAGQHSAVLSLKNSIEKGRIAHAYLFSGPDGVGKSIAASIFANTLNCREKGVNPCGHCPSCIKAQDKNHPDIIHVKKLGGSISINDIRELQANIQKKPYEKGIKVFIIYEADKMTEEAQNALLKTLEEPPGHAVIILLAEKQHTLLTTIASRCQIFKFSRASQRDVELFLKKQCVDEKEIRYIAALSNGIIGRALEIIQDNRGKKDRDEIIEIIRKLFKNDTFYVLSKVDYFLNNKDNIEYILDVMISWYRDILIYKETKDESFLINLDKEDIIIDESSKLTSANINKIINSIKDTLKNIKANANFQLSIETMLLNIQEG, from the coding sequence ATGGTTTTTGAAGACATTGCAGGACAACATAGTGCTGTTTTAAGCCTTAAAAACTCCATTGAAAAGGGCAGGATAGCCCATGCATATCTCTTTTCAGGCCCGGATGGCGTGGGGAAAAGCATAGCAGCATCTATATTTGCAAATACATTAAACTGCAGGGAAAAGGGAGTCAACCCTTGCGGTCACTGCCCCTCCTGCATAAAAGCACAGGATAAAAACCATCCTGATATAATACATGTAAAAAAATTGGGAGGAAGTATCTCCATTAATGATATAAGAGAGCTTCAGGCAAATATACAAAAAAAGCCTTATGAAAAGGGAATCAAGGTATTCATTATTTATGAGGCTGATAAAATGACAGAAGAGGCACAGAATGCACTGCTAAAGACCTTAGAGGAGCCGCCGGGTCATGCAGTCATAATATTGCTTGCTGAAAAGCAGCATACTCTTTTAACAACGATTGCATCAAGATGCCAGATATTCAAATTTTCAAGGGCATCCCAAAGGGATGTGGAATTATTTTTAAAAAAGCAGTGCGTAGATGAAAAAGAAATAAGATACATTGCCGCCCTTTCAAATGGTATAATAGGAAGAGCACTTGAAATTATACAGGATAATAGGGGGAAGAAGGACAGAGACGAGATAATTGAAATCATAAGAAAGTTATTTAAAAACGATACTTTTTATGTTTTATCAAAGGTTGACTACTTTTTAAATAATAAAGACAACATTGAATATATACTGGATGTAATGATTTCATGGTACAGAGATATTTTAATTTATAAAGAGACTAAGGATGAGAGCTTTTTGATAAACTTAGATAAAGAGGATATAATTATTGATGAATCTTCAAAGCTGACTTCAGCCAATATCAATAAGATTATAAACAGTATTAAAGATACTTTAAAAAATATAAAAGCAAATGCTAATTTTCAGCTTTCTATTGAAACTATGCTGCTTAATATACAGGAGGGTTAG
- a CDS encoding PSP1 domain-containing protein, with translation MVTVVGIRFKSAGKIYYFDPDNIPVAPGEFAIVETARGIEFGEVVVGPKDVSEDDIVAPLKKVLRSATEEDEERDAENKEKEKQSFDVCIKKIEEHGLSMKLVDVEYTFDNNKVIFYFTADGRVDFRELVKDLAAIFKTRIELRQIGVRDEAKMVGGLGPCGRQMCCASFLGEFAPVSIKMAKEQNLSLNPTKISGICGRLMCCLKYEQDTYEFIRKQLPRVGCIVNTPDGTGEVVENSVVKESVKVKIVNSEGDEEFRLYPITTVTIIKGSTEGDATDDNIVIEQNEDVTPEEINNLFKES, from the coding sequence ATGGTTACTGTTGTAGGAATAAGGTTTAAGAGCGCCGGTAAGATATATTACTTCGATCCGGATAATATACCTGTTGCACCCGGAGAATTTGCCATCGTTGAGACGGCCAGAGGAATTGAGTTCGGAGAAGTAGTGGTAGGTCCAAAGGATGTAAGCGAGGATGATATCGTTGCCCCTTTAAAAAAAGTGCTTAGATCAGCCACAGAAGAAGATGAGGAAAGGGATGCTGAAAACAAGGAAAAAGAAAAGCAGTCCTTTGATGTTTGCATTAAAAAAATTGAAGAGCATGGTCTTTCCATGAAGCTGGTGGATGTTGAGTACACCTTTGACAATAATAAAGTGATATTTTATTTTACTGCAGACGGACGTGTTGATTTCAGGGAACTGGTAAAGGATCTGGCTGCAATATTTAAAACCAGGATAGAATTAAGGCAGATAGGCGTTAGGGACGAGGCCAAGATGGTAGGGGGATTAGGGCCCTGCGGAAGGCAAATGTGCTGTGCATCATTTTTGGGTGAATTTGCTCCGGTGTCCATAAAAATGGCAAAGGAGCAGAATTTGTCCCTAAACCCTACAAAGATATCGGGAATATGCGGCAGATTGATGTGCTGCTTGAAATATGAACAGGATACTTATGAATTTATAAGAAAACAGCTCCCCAGAGTAGGCTGTATCGTAAACACCCCTGACGGAACAGGGGAGGTTGTTGAAAATAGCGTAGTAAAGGAAAGCGTTAAAGTGAAAATAGTGAATTCCGAAGGTGATGAAGAATTCAGGCTGTACCCCATCACAACTGTTACAATCATAAAAGGAAGCACCGAGGGTGATGCTACGGATGACAATATAGTAATTGAACAAAATGAGGATGTTACGCCTGAAGAAATTAACAATCTCTTTAAAGAAAGTTAG
- a CDS encoding DUF362 domain-containing protein produces MAYKITDACISCGACAAECPVSCISEGDSIYVIDGSTCIDCGNCANVCPVGAPVGE; encoded by the coding sequence ATGGCATATAAAATTACTGATGCTTGTATCAGCTGTGGTGCATGTGCTGCAGAATGTCCGGTAAGCTGCATAAGTGAAGGAGATTCAATTTATGTAATAGATGGAAGCACTTGCATAGATTGCGGAAATTGTGCAAATGTCTGTCCCGTTGGAGCCCCTGTTGGAGAATAA
- a CDS encoding cytochrome c biogenesis CcdA family protein, which yields MKNISLYLVFIEGMASFLSPCLLPLLPVYIGYLSGEATIGRQDKRALIINSLFFSLGLTLVFIAMGATASALGQLLNEYRYVLMKIAAVAIIVFGLFHMGILKIGFLYKEKRINAVFKKSSILNSLLFGAAFAFGWTPCIGPILSSVLFIAGTSESAAFGGYLLTIYSMGLSIPFIITAALMEYMVKKLKLIQRYSSIINTVSGIILIFLGIALYTGWLNKLTQF from the coding sequence ATGAAGAATATATCTTTATATCTGGTATTCATAGAAGGCATGGCATCATTTTTATCTCCCTGTCTTCTGCCTTTGCTTCCCGTTTATATAGGGTATCTGTCAGGAGAAGCAACCATAGGCAGGCAGGATAAAAGGGCCCTTATCATAAATTCCCTGTTTTTCAGCCTGGGGCTTACCCTTGTTTTTATCGCCATGGGAGCTACCGCCAGCGCTTTAGGCCAATTATTGAATGAATACAGATATGTGCTTATGAAAATTGCAGCAGTTGCAATAATTGTTTTCGGATTGTTCCACATGGGCATATTAAAGATAGGATTTTTATATAAGGAAAAGAGAATAAATGCAGTATTTAAAAAAAGCAGTATATTAAATTCCCTGCTGTTTGGAGCAGCCTTTGCCTTTGGATGGACCCCATGTATAGGGCCTATTTTAAGCTCTGTATTGTTTATAGCAGGTACATCGGAAAGCGCAGCCTTCGGAGGATATTTGCTTACGATTTATTCCATGGGGCTTTCCATACCTTTTATCATAACCGCAGCACTTATGGAATATATGGTTAAAAAGCTTAAACTTATTCAAAGATATAGCAGCATTATAAATACTGTAAGCGGCATTATTCTCATATTTTTAGGTATTGCACTATATACAGGATGGCTCAATAAGTTAACCCAATTTTAG
- a CDS encoding peroxiredoxin family protein: MKRIIFILISISMILTSCTVLGKKDDMKSVITSIEQENTNKESTENGVNKETGITQGKQAPDFTLYDIEGNEVKLSDYRGKKVLLNFFGVWCIWCTREMPGFMKVYNEYRDKNIELLVVDYNDSLDVVTEYLKENSFGIKPVMDTDGKVSQLFAIRGFPTTFIIDEDGIIKRVHAGYMEEDMLRSIINEL; this comes from the coding sequence ATGAAAAGGATTATATTCATATTAATCTCAATCTCAATGATTTTGACATCCTGTACAGTTTTAGGGAAAAAGGATGATATGAAATCAGTTATTACATCCATAGAACAGGAAAATACAAATAAGGAAAGCACAGAAAACGGAGTAAACAAAGAGACTGGAATCACCCAGGGAAAACAAGCCCCTGATTTCACTTTATATGATATTGAAGGCAATGAAGTAAAGCTTTCTGATTACAGAGGAAAAAAAGTTCTGCTTAATTTTTTCGGAGTATGGTGCATATGGTGTACAAGGGAAATGCCGGGCTTTATGAAGGTTTATAATGAATACAGGGATAAAAATATTGAGCTTTTGGTTGTGGATTACAATGACAGCTTAGATGTGGTTACAGAGTATCTTAAAGAAAACTCATTTGGCATAAAGCCTGTAATGGATACCGATGGCAAGGTAAGTCAATTATTTGCCATAAGGGGATTTCCCACCACATTTATAATAGATGAGGATGGAATAATAAAAAGAGTCCATGCAGGATACATGGAAGAAGATATGCTCAGAAGCATTATAAATGAATTATAA
- a CDS encoding tRNA1(Val) (adenine(37)-N6)-methyltransferase produces MNYKSYCSFNGDNMEANIKENERIDDLQLKGLKIIQNVEGFCFGVDAVLLSDFAEIKKGQRVMDLGTGTGIVPILMAGKTEAGEIIGLEIQSEVAEMAQRSMLLNHIDHRVKIFNEDINNALDIFGKESFDAITTNPPYKHGGSGIVNPEDAKAISRHEVKCTLEDVISVSSRLLKNNGRFFMVHRPERIVDILFLMRQYKLEPKRVRFVHPYPGKRPNLLLIEGLKYGKAFLKFMDPLYVYDGNGSYTKEIDEIYRRGEA; encoded by the coding sequence ATGAATTATAAATCATACTGTTCATTCAATGGTGATAATATGGAAGCTAATATAAAAGAAAACGAGAGAATAGATGATCTGCAGCTTAAAGGTCTAAAAATTATACAAAATGTCGAAGGCTTCTGCTTTGGTGTCGACGCCGTGCTTCTATCCGATTTTGCTGAAATAAAAAAGGGACAGCGGGTAATGGATTTGGGTACAGGTACCGGTATTGTCCCCATATTGATGGCTGGAAAAACAGAAGCCGGTGAAATAATAGGCCTTGAAATACAAAGTGAAGTGGCTGAGATGGCTCAAAGGAGCATGCTCCTTAACCATATAGATCATAGGGTTAAGATATTTAACGAAGATATAAACAATGCTCTGGATATATTCGGAAAGGAAAGCTTTGATGCCATAACAACAAACCCCCCCTATAAGCACGGAGGGTCGGGGATAGTCAATCCCGAGGATGCCAAGGCAATTTCAAGGCATGAAGTCAAGTGTACCTTAGAGGATGTCATTTCAGTTTCATCAAGGCTTTTAAAGAATAACGGAAGGTTTTTCATGGTGCACAGGCCGGAGAGAATAGTGGATATTTTATTTTTAATGCGCCAATATAAGTTAGAGCCCAAAAGGGTTAGATTTGTCCATCCTTATCCCGGGAAAAGGCCCAATCTGCTTTTGATTGAAGGTTTAAAATACGGCAAGGCGTTTTTGAAATTTATGGATCCTTTATATGTATATGATGGAAATGGAAGCTATACAAAAGAGATAGATGAAATATATAGAAGAGGTGAGGCGTAA
- the rsmI gene encoding 16S rRNA (cytidine(1402)-2'-O)-methyltransferase: MGKLYLCGTPIGNLEDLTLRVIRVLKEVDIIAAEDTRQSIKLLNHIETKKTMISYHEHNKKEMGPLLIQKLKEGLNIALVTDAGMPGISDPGEDLVRLCIHEGIEVEAIPGPTALITALVLSGFSTGKFIFEGFLPRENKGRKEVLETLKDEIRTVIIYEAPHRIKNTLKDLLECLGNRKVAICRELTKKFEEILRVSLKEALQVYDNKEPRGEYVIIIEGKDKKELIEEQQRHWQSMSIEEHIDIYIKKGFNKKDALKMAAKDRGISKRELYKYTIE; encoded by the coding sequence ATGGGAAAGCTTTACTTGTGCGGGACTCCCATAGGCAATTTAGAAGACCTGACCTTAAGGGTGATAAGGGTATTAAAAGAAGTTGACATAATAGCAGCTGAGGATACCAGACAGTCCATTAAGCTTCTGAATCATATTGAAACTAAAAAGACTATGATTAGCTATCATGAGCATAACAAAAAAGAAATGGGCCCCCTCTTAATTCAAAAGCTTAAGGAAGGTTTAAATATAGCTCTTGTCACCGATGCCGGTATGCCAGGTATATCAGACCCGGGAGAAGATCTGGTCAGGCTGTGTATCCATGAAGGTATAGAGGTTGAAGCAATTCCAGGGCCGACGGCTTTGATAACGGCACTGGTACTTTCCGGATTTTCTACAGGAAAATTTATTTTTGAGGGTTTTTTACCCAGGGAAAACAAAGGCAGGAAGGAAGTTTTGGAAACCCTGAAAGACGAAATCAGGACGGTAATAATATATGAAGCGCCTCACAGGATAAAAAATACATTGAAGGATCTGCTTGAATGCCTTGGCAACAGAAAGGTAGCAATTTGCCGGGAGCTGACAAAAAAATTTGAAGAGATATTAAGAGTCAGTCTTAAAGAAGCATTGCAAGTTTATGATAATAAGGAACCCCGAGGTGAATATGTAATTATAATTGAAGGAAAAGATAAAAAGGAACTCATTGAAGAACAGCAAAGACATTGGCAATCAATGAGCATTGAGGAGCACATTGATATTTACATAAAGAAAGGTTTTAATAAAAAGGATGCATTGAAGATGGCTGCCAAGGATAGGGGAATTTCAAAAAGGGAACTGTATAAATATACTATAGAATAG
- a CDS encoding AbrB/MazE/SpoVT family DNA-binding domain-containing protein, with translation MKSTGIVRRVDELGRVVIPIELRRTLDIAEKDALEIYVDGEQIILKKYEPACIFCGQAKDVLMYKGKNICSKCLDELKDKDI, from the coding sequence ATGAAATCAACAGGTATAGTTAGAAGAGTGGATGAGTTAGGCAGAGTTGTTATTCCAATAGAATTGAGAAGAACTCTGGATATCGCAGAAAAAGATGCTTTAGAGATATATGTCGACGGTGAACAGATTATCCTAAAGAAATATGAACCAGCCTGCATATTTTGTGGCCAAGCTAAGGACGTTCTTATGTATAAAGGCAAAAATATATGCAGCAAATGCCTTGATGAATTAAAAGACAAAGATATATAA
- a CDS encoding HD-GYP domain-containing protein — translation MRLVPVNCIKENSILAKTIYDRDGRVLLAKGYKLNKDMIKRVELIGIQSLYVNDSYSDSEIEDIIKPELRQKAIKTIKGGFEFLSKNKNATYKERNAKNRDKIINSISKVANEILDELLEQKDLLINLVDIKSMDNYTYEHCINVTILSVIIGIELKFDRSRLLDLAIGAMLHDIGKVFMPVDILLKNGSLTDSEYSIVKLHPVDGYDYVRDNFDISMLSRNIILHHHEKVDGTGYPDGLKGESLHEFAKVAAIADVYDALTSDRPYRRAMSPNEAIEYLMGAADRHFDYKIVSAFVKKIVPYPIGTLVRLSNGDIGVVEEIFSNMPLRPKIKVVKQSVTSFDKKYVDLRKEYSVVIEGIQYETP, via the coding sequence ATGCGACTCGTGCCTGTTAATTGTATAAAGGAAAACAGCATCCTTGCAAAAACCATATATGATAGAGATGGCAGAGTACTGCTGGCCAAAGGGTATAAGCTCAATAAAGATATGATTAAGAGGGTTGAATTAATTGGTATACAGTCTTTATATGTAAATGACAGTTACAGTGATTCGGAAATTGAAGATATCATAAAGCCTGAACTCCGTCAAAAAGCCATAAAAACCATAAAGGGCGGTTTCGAATTTTTATCAAAAAATAAGAATGCCACATACAAGGAAAGAAATGCCAAGAATAGAGATAAAATAATAAACTCTATTTCAAAGGTAGCCAATGAAATATTAGATGAGCTTTTAGAGCAAAAGGATTTGCTTATCAATCTTGTGGATATAAAGAGTATGGATAATTATACATATGAACATTGCATAAATGTTACTATTCTGTCTGTAATCATAGGAATTGAACTTAAATTTGACAGAAGCAGGCTTTTAGATTTGGCAATAGGAGCAATGCTTCATGATATAGGAAAAGTTTTTATGCCGGTTGACATATTACTTAAAAACGGGAGCCTGACTGACAGCGAATATTCCATTGTAAAGCTTCATCCCGTTGATGGTTATGATTATGTAAGAGATAATTTCGATATCAGCATGCTCTCAAGGAATATAATACTCCACCATCATGAAAAGGTGGATGGAACGGGATATCCTGACGGTTTAAAAGGAGAGAGCCTTCATGAATTTGCGAAGGTTGCGGCAATAGCAGATGTATACGATGCCTTGACCTCGGACAGGCCATACAGAAGAGCCATGTCGCCTAATGAAGCCATTGAATATCTTATGGGGGCGGCGGATAGGCACTTTGACTATAAAATTGTCAGCGCTTTCGTTAAAAAGATAGTGCCATATCCTATAGGAACTCTTGTAAGGCTCAGCAACGGCGACATTGGCGTGGTTGAGGAAATCTTTTCAAACATGCCTTTGAGACCCAAAATAAAAGTTGTAAAACAGTCCGTTACTTCATTTGATAAGAAGTATGTTGATTTAAGAAAAGAGTATAGCGTCGTTATAGAAGGCATACAATACGAAACTCCTTGA